A genomic segment from Pyrodictium occultum encodes:
- a CDS encoding iron chelate uptake ABC transporter family permease subunit, which produces MGSPRVFPWLGAALALLFLASLSVGPAGVYNPLDPGGWGLILRLRLLRSLLALGVGAALGAAGALMQYSVSNPLASPSILGVSPGALLASVLVLLAWDGAPLPGLPLLAGTLGGFAAYLASAGLAARLGFTRAGLVLAGLAVSSLLSGLSSMLVMLAEARLGMPAAMVLLGSFAYAVPGDVYTALGAAAAAALLGAALARGLDAVSYGDEAAAAMGYSPARVRLAASLAAAALTSVCVYAAGLIGFVGLVAPNAARLLAGGHPSRSIPGSLLLGAATALSADLAGRLLALAMGLGEVPAGLITSSVGGAFLAYMLLRGGLEEG; this is translated from the coding sequence ATGGGGAGCCCGCGTGTTTTTCCCTGGCTCGGCGCGGCCCTGGCGCTGCTCTTCCTGGCCTCGCTCTCAGTCGGGCCCGCCGGGGTCTACAACCCGCTCGATCCGGGCGGCTGGGGGCTGATCCTCCGGCTCCGGCTTCTCCGCAGCCTCCTAGCCCTAGGGGTTGGCGCCGCCCTGGGGGCTGCCGGGGCGCTGATGCAGTACAGCGTCTCCAACCCTCTGGCCAGCCCGAGCATACTGGGCGTCTCGCCCGGGGCGCTGCTGGCCTCCGTGCTCGTCTTGCTCGCCTGGGACGGGGCGCCCCTGCCCGGCCTGCCTCTCCTCGCCGGAACCCTGGGCGGGTTCGCCGCCTACCTGGCCTCCGCCGGGCTCGCAGCCCGGCTGGGCTTCACCCGGGCCGGGCTGGTGCTCGCCGGCCTGGCGGTCTCGAGCCTGCTCTCGGGGCTCTCGAGCATGCTCGTCATGCTGGCAGAGGCGAGGCTGGGCATGCCCGCCGCCATGGTGCTCCTCGGCAGCTTCGCCTACGCGGTCCCGGGGGACGTCTACACAGCGCTGGGGGCGGCCGCGGCCGCGGCCCTACTGGGGGCGGCTCTGGCGAGGGGCCTCGACGCGGTCTCCTACGGCGACGAGGCCGCCGCGGCCATGGGCTATAGCCCGGCCCGGGTGAGGCTGGCGGCGAGCCTCGCGGCCGCGGCGCTGACCTCCGTGTGCGTCTACGCCGCCGGGCTCATAGGCTTTGTTGGCCTCGTAGCCCCTAACGCTGCAAGGCTGCTGGCCGGCGGCCACCCGAGCCGCAGCATCCCGGGCTCCCTGCTCCTGGGCGCGGCTACGGCGTTGTCCGCCGACCTGGCGGGTAGGCTGCTCGCCCTGGCCATGGGCCTCGGCGAGGTGCCCGCCGGGCTGATAACCAGCAGCGTGGGGGGCGCCTTCCTCGCCTACATGCTCCTCCGCGGCGGCCTGGAGGAGGGCTAG
- a CDS encoding ABC transporter substrate-binding protein, with protein MASGKTLGAIGVLIIILAIIAAYVSLHKGGGPVATTTTTAATTTAASTSPATQAPGTTTTRTATASPTATATQTAKPAQLPKGVHVIETSKAVVVVAPKGVSIPQIETHGKKLVVVRYVVDEKHTKPINESVAFTTIDPAFYRNTTIDALIIAARRETNPEIREILYEAIYKLSNYEVPILWLGQYKQVRVQWSWLHGRYYHPILAERYDLLWEDKNAPSVDLGLGGYKNDPSTYVIVTIGWPDTFDPAADYETFGWAIWHNIGDTLVTYWKNETKEVSPDLAVAWAHSEDGTVWYFVIRGGVKAYDPWDKKTYNITAVDALFSIWRIARLGLDPSWMITEFVDVNNSKVLTEQEFNQLLQKGGIYAEYHGKTVEPKSLDELLKFFGYSGGTAGVVMLKLKQPYGAILSILADPFASVVPMKYFFDNIDQLKGKYEEALKASNYGKNPAAWAAYVKPGEQDPTHLLLHKKPVGTGPYYVKEYKENSYIVLEYNPYYWNKTLWTMKPYGENGVPSHKTVIYLINNDAVSRIEILKSGQADTGAIPLDRLKDVKDYQMEGTSFRIQVEEGGIEPTIIYIVLNTMKPPFNNRLVRQALIYMIPFEQISSAVYAGYLVPLYGVLPAGFPGHNDDIVIKYHFDPAKATELIRKSGINPSEYTIEIWYNTGNSQREKIASILQQTWGQLGFRVTVKALNWPTLLSKTEKGDFDVYIIGWAPDYLDPDDYAGPLLYGGTKFSEITVTVK; from the coding sequence ATGGCGTCCGGGAAGACCCTAGGCGCTATAGGCGTGTTAATCATAATCCTGGCCATAATAGCTGCCTACGTGTCCCTCCACAAGGGCGGAGGACCGGTAGCAACTACAACCACCACGGCCGCCACGACCACAGCCGCCTCGACCTCCCCGGCAACGCAGGCTCCCGGGACCACCACGACCCGCACCGCTACAGCCAGCCCAACGGCCACCGCCACCCAGACAGCGAAGCCTGCTCAGCTGCCCAAGGGAGTCCACGTGATAGAGACGAGCAAGGCCGTGGTGGTAGTGGCTCCCAAGGGGGTCAGCATACCCCAAATAGAGACCCACGGTAAGAAGCTAGTGGTAGTGAGGTACGTTGTAGACGAGAAGCACACCAAGCCCATAAACGAGTCGGTAGCCTTCACAACCATAGACCCCGCCTTCTACAGGAACACAACCATAGACGCGCTGATAATCGCTGCCAGGAGGGAGACCAACCCCGAGATACGCGAGATACTCTACGAGGCAATCTACAAGCTGAGCAACTACGAGGTCCCCATACTCTGGCTGGGCCAGTATAAGCAGGTACGCGTCCAGTGGAGCTGGCTCCACGGCCGCTACTACCACCCGATCCTCGCCGAGCGCTACGACCTCCTCTGGGAGGACAAGAACGCCCCCAGCGTGGACCTTGGGCTGGGAGGCTACAAGAACGATCCCAGCACCTACGTGATAGTCACCATAGGCTGGCCTGACACCTTCGACCCCGCCGCCGACTACGAGACCTTCGGCTGGGCGATATGGCACAACATAGGCGACACCCTGGTAACCTACTGGAAGAACGAGACCAAGGAGGTGAGCCCCGACCTAGCGGTGGCCTGGGCCCACAGCGAGGACGGCACCGTGTGGTACTTCGTGATAAGGGGCGGCGTGAAGGCCTACGACCCCTGGGACAAGAAGACCTACAATATAACCGCTGTCGATGCGCTGTTCAGCATATGGCGCATAGCCAGGCTGGGCCTAGACCCCAGCTGGATGATAACCGAGTTCGTCGACGTTAACAACTCCAAGGTGCTGACCGAGCAGGAGTTCAACCAGCTCCTGCAGAAGGGCGGCATCTACGCCGAGTACCACGGGAAGACCGTGGAGCCGAAGAGCCTGGACGAGCTGCTAAAGTTCTTCGGCTACAGCGGCGGGACCGCCGGCGTAGTCATGCTGAAGCTGAAGCAGCCCTACGGCGCTATACTAAGCATACTCGCCGACCCCTTCGCCAGCGTCGTGCCCATGAAGTACTTCTTCGACAACATTGACCAGCTGAAGGGCAAGTACGAGGAGGCGCTCAAGGCCAGCAACTACGGCAAGAACCCCGCCGCCTGGGCAGCCTACGTGAAGCCCGGCGAGCAGGACCCGACCCACCTGCTGCTCCACAAGAAGCCCGTCGGCACCGGCCCCTACTACGTGAAGGAGTACAAGGAGAACAGCTACATAGTGCTCGAGTACAACCCCTACTACTGGAACAAGACCCTCTGGACAATGAAGCCCTACGGCGAGAACGGCGTCCCCAGCCACAAGACAGTGATCTACCTGATAAACAATGACGCGGTCTCCAGGATAGAGATACTGAAGTCCGGCCAGGCCGACACCGGCGCGATACCGCTCGACAGGCTCAAGGACGTGAAGGACTACCAGATGGAGGGCACCAGCTTCAGGATACAGGTGGAGGAGGGCGGCATAGAGCCCACGATAATCTACATAGTGCTGAACACTATGAAGCCTCCGTTCAACAACAGGCTGGTAAGGCAGGCGCTGATATACATGATACCCTTCGAGCAGATAAGCAGCGCTGTGTACGCTGGCTACCTGGTGCCGCTGTACGGCGTGCTACCCGCCGGGTTCCCCGGGCACAACGACGACATAGTGATCAAGTACCACTTCGACCCCGCTAAGGCCACGGAGCTGATAAGGAAGAGCGGCATCAACCCATCCGAGTACACGATAGAGATATGGTACAACACTGGTAACAGCCAGCGCGAGAAGATAGCGTCGATACTCCAGCAGACCTGGGGCCAGCTGGGCTTCAGGGTGACCGTGAAGGCGTTGAACTGGCCAACCCTGCTGAGTAAGACCGAGAAGGGCGACTTCGACGTCTACATCATAGGCTGGGCGCCCGACTACCTGGACCCCGACGACTACGCCGGCCCACTGCTCTACGGCGGCACCAAGTTCAGCGAGATAACAGTCACAGTGAAGTAA
- a CDS encoding ABC transporter ATP-binding protein → MEEAEGLRALDIRVELGGATILDGVSLEARPGLVTVVLGPNGAGKTTLLKTVAGLLEPSRGRVLLDGVEVHRLPPRERARRLAYIPAFLEAPGLGQSVEEFVAASRYPLRRSLALGPSERDLAEARRQLARVEAAGLAARRLAALSSGERQRALLAHALARGARALLADEPTSFLDLRGRLLTYKLLVEEARRGRIVVAATHDMVLAGLYADRVAVLHRGRVVAAGGPGEVLEPGLLEEVFGVRVEMARVAGRSVPVPVDTA, encoded by the coding sequence ATGGAGGAGGCTGAGGGGCTGAGGGCCCTCGATATCCGCGTGGAGCTGGGCGGCGCCACCATCCTGGACGGGGTGAGCCTTGAGGCCAGGCCCGGGCTGGTCACCGTGGTGCTTGGGCCCAACGGGGCCGGGAAGACCACGCTCCTCAAGACGGTGGCAGGGCTGCTGGAGCCCAGCAGGGGCCGCGTCCTCCTCGACGGGGTGGAGGTCCACCGGCTCCCCCCGAGGGAGAGGGCCAGGCGGCTAGCCTACATCCCGGCCTTCCTGGAGGCGCCGGGGCTCGGGCAGAGCGTCGAGGAGTTCGTCGCCGCCAGCCGCTACCCGCTCCGCCGGAGCCTGGCCCTGGGCCCCTCGGAGAGAGACCTCGCGGAGGCTAGGAGGCAGCTTGCCAGGGTGGAGGCTGCGGGGCTCGCGGCGAGGAGGCTTGCGGCGCTGAGCAGCGGCGAGAGGCAGCGGGCCCTCCTAGCCCACGCTCTCGCCAGGGGCGCCCGGGCGCTGCTCGCCGACGAGCCCACTAGCTTCCTCGACCTGCGCGGGAGACTGCTCACCTACAAGCTGCTCGTAGAGGAGGCGAGAAGGGGACGCATCGTGGTGGCCGCGACCCACGACATGGTGCTAGCCGGGCTCTACGCCGACCGGGTGGCAGTGCTCCACCGGGGCCGGGTGGTGGCCGCCGGGGGGCCGGGAGAGGTGCTGGAGCCGGGGCTGCTGGAGGAGGTGTTCGGGGTTAGGGTGGAGATGGCCCGGGTGGCCGGGAGGAGCGTGCCCGTGCCGGTGGACACCGCGTAG
- a CDS encoding ABC transporter substrate-binding protein, producing the protein MPPSTVTATETVTKTLVENHTIVETSTATVTATATRIVLVDALGRSIVLEKPAERIVTLAPSITEDVCSLGLCSRIVGLDSYSKTVEGVPSNATVVGGYWNPSPEKIAALHPDLVLACSGVPYQERMAPQLEQLGIRVFFLRCDRARDLNDIYWDLRAVATLLGRPEAADKVIEGMRERVARLEEALANMTRPSVALLVYLQKNGAWVAGGGTFQDTLVNLAGGTNVFHSLHGWQMVGYEEILSKNPDYIVVTGMSPADYNRTIALFESTPLKNARAFREGHVCVLYGEAANRLNRPSPGVVDAAYLLAHLLHPDKVEAPAGLAESYHCLGQSG; encoded by the coding sequence ATGCCGCCGAGCACCGTGACGGCTACAGAGACCGTGACAAAGACCCTGGTGGAGAATCACACGATCGTTGAGACGAGCACGGCCACCGTGACAGCCACGGCCACGAGGATAGTGCTCGTGGACGCGCTGGGCAGGAGTATTGTGCTGGAGAAGCCCGCGGAGAGGATAGTAACCCTGGCCCCCTCGATAACGGAGGATGTGTGCAGCCTAGGGCTCTGCAGCAGGATAGTGGGGCTAGACAGCTACTCCAAGACGGTGGAAGGGGTGCCGTCGAACGCCACCGTGGTGGGCGGCTACTGGAACCCCAGCCCGGAGAAGATAGCGGCGCTGCACCCCGACCTGGTGCTCGCCTGCAGCGGCGTACCCTACCAGGAGAGGATGGCGCCGCAGCTGGAGCAGCTGGGGATAAGGGTGTTCTTCCTCCGCTGCGACCGGGCCAGGGACCTGAACGACATCTACTGGGACCTCCGAGCCGTGGCCACCCTGCTCGGCCGCCCCGAGGCAGCCGATAAGGTGATAGAGGGGATGCGGGAGCGGGTCGCCAGGCTCGAGGAGGCGCTGGCCAACATGACCAGGCCCAGCGTGGCGCTGCTAGTCTACCTGCAGAAGAACGGCGCCTGGGTGGCCGGCGGCGGCACATTCCAGGACACGCTGGTAAACCTTGCAGGCGGCACGAACGTGTTCCACAGCCTCCACGGGTGGCAGATGGTCGGCTACGAGGAGATACTCTCCAAGAACCCCGACTACATAGTGGTGACGGGTATGTCCCCCGCCGACTACAACCGCACCATAGCGCTGTTCGAGTCCACGCCGCTGAAGAACGCGAGGGCCTTCAGGGAGGGCCACGTCTGCGTGCTCTACGGCGAGGCGGCAAACCGTCTAAACCGCCCAAGCCCTGGAGTGGTTGACGCCGCCTACCTGCTAGCCCACTTGCTCCACCCCGACAAGGTGGAGGCCCCGGCAGGCCTCGCCGAGAGCTACCACTGCCTAGGCCAGAGCGGCTAA
- a CDS encoding NUDIX hydrolase, translating into MPGSRGEEPRVLGFRELCRGRRFSFGQVEALVNGQRRLFDTFQHPGAVAVVAVDERGRVLMERQYRPSVGEWLYEIPAGTLEPGEEPEETARRELVEETGYEPGWLRPLARFYSSPGVSTEMLYIYAAGGLREVGARPEEDEVIEVRWVPLEEALEMIKRGEIRDCKTLAGLLLYKFLLG; encoded by the coding sequence TTGCCGGGGAGCCGTGGAGAGGAGCCAAGGGTGCTAGGCTTCCGGGAGCTGTGCCGCGGCCGCCGCTTCTCCTTCGGCCAGGTAGAGGCCCTGGTTAACGGGCAGAGGAGGCTGTTCGACACGTTCCAGCACCCGGGCGCGGTGGCCGTGGTGGCGGTGGACGAGCGGGGCAGGGTGCTTATGGAGCGCCAGTACCGGCCGAGCGTGGGGGAGTGGCTCTACGAGATCCCCGCCGGCACGCTGGAGCCGGGGGAGGAGCCGGAGGAGACTGCGCGGAGGGAGCTTGTGGAGGAGACCGGCTACGAGCCGGGCTGGCTCAGGCCCCTGGCCAGGTTCTACAGCAGCCCCGGGGTCTCCACAGAGATGCTCTACATCTACGCGGCGGGCGGGCTCAGGGAGGTGGGGGCCAGGCCGGAGGAGGACGAGGTGATAGAGGTCCGCTGGGTCCCGCTGGAGGAGGCGCTGGAGATGATCAAGAGGGGGGAGATAAGGGACTGCAAGACCCTGGCCGGGCTCCTGCTATACAAGTTTCTCCTCGGCTAG
- a CDS encoding transketolase C-terminal domain-containing protein, producing the protein MVTSLRGNEAVAYAAKLARVEVVAAYPITPQTIIVEKIDELISSGEMDADFIDVESEHSALAAAYGAAAGGVRAFTATSSHGLAYMYEMLWWTAGSRIPLVMAVVTRAIGPPWNIHVEHADIMSTRDTGWLISMAENNQEALDLTIMMFRVTEDPRVYLPGIVGLDGFILSHTVEPVELPDQETVDEFLPPRRQPYVIQPREKIAMGNLVPDEYFEELRMDMHRSMARAREVIREAGREYGKLTGRSYESLIDCYRCSDADVLVAGIGSWMGDAKIAADMLREKGIRAGVLRLRWIRPFPWEEVREAAIGKKLVAVMDRSISFGHAGPLFLELSSALEARPSMVGVPAGIGGVDISYEDIASIVEHAYSLVEEEGRVYIPAYWYHLGKFHPMPPLEHPVRGEKLREARR; encoded by the coding sequence GTGGTCACGAGTCTCCGCGGGAACGAGGCGGTCGCGTACGCGGCCAAGCTGGCCCGCGTCGAGGTGGTGGCGGCCTACCCCATAACCCCCCAGACCATAATCGTCGAGAAGATCGACGAGCTTATCTCCAGCGGCGAGATGGACGCCGACTTCATCGATGTCGAGAGCGAGCACAGCGCCCTCGCCGCCGCCTACGGCGCCGCCGCGGGGGGCGTCAGGGCGTTCACCGCCACCAGCAGCCACGGGCTAGCCTACATGTATGAGATGCTCTGGTGGACGGCCGGCAGCAGGATCCCCCTGGTAATGGCCGTGGTTACCAGGGCCATCGGGCCGCCCTGGAACATTCACGTGGAGCACGCTGACATAATGAGCACTAGGGACACGGGCTGGCTGATCTCAATGGCCGAGAACAACCAGGAGGCCCTAGACCTGACGATAATGATGTTCCGGGTGACCGAGGACCCGAGGGTGTATCTTCCCGGGATAGTCGGGCTGGACGGCTTCATACTCAGCCACACCGTGGAGCCAGTGGAGCTGCCCGACCAGGAGACCGTGGATGAGTTCCTCCCGCCCCGCCGCCAGCCCTACGTGATACAGCCCCGGGAGAAGATCGCGATGGGCAACCTTGTGCCCGACGAGTACTTCGAGGAGCTGAGGATGGACATGCACCGGAGCATGGCCAGGGCCAGGGAGGTGATAAGGGAGGCCGGCCGGGAGTACGGGAAGCTGACGGGGAGGAGCTACGAGAGCCTCATAGACTGCTACCGTTGCAGCGACGCCGACGTGCTGGTGGCCGGCATAGGCTCGTGGATGGGCGACGCGAAGATAGCTGCCGACATGCTTAGGGAGAAGGGGATACGCGCCGGGGTGCTGAGGCTGCGGTGGATCCGGCCCTTCCCCTGGGAGGAGGTCCGCGAGGCAGCCATAGGCAAGAAGCTCGTGGCCGTGATGGATAGGAGCATCTCCTTCGGCCACGCCGGGCCGCTGTTCCTGGAGCTGAGCAGCGCCCTGGAGGCGAGGCCTAGCATGGTAGGGGTGCCGGCCGGGATAGGCGGCGTCGATATCTCCTACGAGGACATAGCATCTATAGTGGAGCATGCTTACAGCCTGGTGGAGGAGGAGGGCCGCGTCTACATACCCGCCTACTGGTACCACCTCGGCAAGTTCCACCCCATGCCCCCGCTCGAGCACCCCGTGAGGGGGGAGAAGCTGCGGGAGGCCCGGAGGTGA
- a CDS encoding acylphosphatase, with amino-acid sequence MAGGMARAYLRIYGRVQGVFFRATMREVARRLGVTGWVRNMPDGSVEAVVEGPREAVEEVIRWAHRGPPAARVERVVVVWEPYRGEYRDFTIRYDLEPYRPTPLQEEG; translated from the coding sequence ATGGCCGGCGGGATGGCTAGGGCCTATCTCCGCATCTACGGCAGGGTACAGGGCGTCTTCTTCCGGGCCACTATGAGGGAGGTTGCCCGGAGGCTCGGGGTCACGGGCTGGGTCAGGAACATGCCTGATGGGAGCGTGGAGGCTGTTGTCGAGGGGCCCCGGGAGGCCGTTGAGGAGGTGATACGCTGGGCCCACCGGGGCCCGCCGGCGGCCCGGGTTGAGAGGGTCGTGGTGGTCTGGGAGCCGTACCGGGGCGAGTACCGGGACTTCACTATACGCTACGACCTGGAGCCGTACCGGCCCACGCCCCTCCAGGAGGAGGGCTAG
- a CDS encoding 4Fe-4S binding protein — MAAVDPAGHALPIAVAGRGSAGRTGSWRVKRPVLRPEKCTGCYLCWIYCPEDVIDMREGAGPRGQAIPVIEYDYCKGCGVCAMACPTHALEMVDEEEFLQREG, encoded by the coding sequence GTGGCTGCCGTTGACCCGGCGGGCCACGCGCTCCCCATAGCGGTGGCTGGGCGTGGCTCGGCCGGGCGCACCGGGTCCTGGAGGGTCAAGCGCCCCGTCCTCCGCCCTGAGAAGTGCACCGGCTGCTACCTCTGCTGGATCTACTGCCCCGAGGATGTGATAGACATGAGGGAGGGCGCGGGCCCTAGGGGCCAGGCGATACCGGTGATAGAGTACGACTATTGTAAGGGCTGCGGCGTCTGCGCCATGGCCTGCCCCACCCACGCTCTCGAGATGGTTGACGAGGAGGAGTTCCTCCAGCGCGAGGGGTGA
- the porB gene encoding pyruvate synthase subunit PorB: MAINIRKLPKEKYVMPGNAACPGCPETMGFRYLGMALGDKAVVVIPAGCSSVIQGMWPRQGWGLPVLNIVFAAGASAASGLARALRRRGVDAQVVVWAGDGGTADIGLQALSAAAERGEDIIYICVDNEAYMNTGIQRSGLTPYGAWTTTTHRGKKEFKKPMPQIVAAHRVPYVATASVGYPWDFIAKLRKAASIRGFKYIHLHAPCPVGWRFDSSLTARIAQLAVETGMWILYEYENGRLRLNPPSNRLLDPSKRKPVEEYLKLQGRFRHLTEEDIKKIYEEIEANWREIRAMLKLQELEEQDKL; this comes from the coding sequence ATGGCTATAAACATACGTAAGCTACCCAAGGAGAAGTACGTTATGCCCGGCAACGCCGCGTGCCCGGGCTGCCCGGAGACCATGGGGTTCAGGTACCTCGGCATGGCGCTCGGCGACAAGGCTGTGGTAGTGATCCCCGCTGGCTGCAGCTCCGTCATACAGGGCATGTGGCCCCGGCAGGGCTGGGGGCTCCCGGTGCTCAACATAGTGTTCGCCGCCGGCGCTTCCGCCGCCAGCGGGCTTGCCAGGGCGCTCCGCCGCAGGGGCGTGGACGCGCAGGTGGTTGTCTGGGCCGGGGACGGCGGCACCGCTGACATAGGCCTCCAGGCCCTCAGCGCCGCCGCGGAGAGGGGCGAGGACATAATCTACATCTGCGTCGACAACGAGGCCTACATGAACACGGGTATCCAGAGGAGCGGGCTCACCCCCTACGGCGCCTGGACCACGACCACCCACCGGGGCAAGAAGGAGTTCAAGAAGCCCATGCCACAGATAGTAGCCGCCCACAGGGTCCCCTACGTGGCTACCGCAAGCGTGGGCTACCCCTGGGACTTCATAGCGAAGCTGCGCAAAGCCGCCAGCATAAGAGGGTTCAAGTACATCCACCTCCACGCCCCCTGCCCTGTGGGCTGGAGGTTCGACTCAAGCCTGACCGCGAGGATAGCCCAGCTGGCGGTCGAGACGGGGATGTGGATACTCTACGAGTACGAGAACGGCCGGCTGAGGCTCAACCCGCCGAGCAACAGGCTGCTAGACCCCTCGAAGAGGAAGCCCGTGGAGGAGTACCTCAAGCTCCAGGGCAGGTTCCGCCACCTGACCGAAGAGGACATCAAGAAGATCTACGAGGAGATAGAGGCCAACTGGCGCGAGATAAGGGCGATGCTCAAGCTCCAGGAGCTGGAGGAGCAGGACAAGCTCTAG
- a CDS encoding APC family permease, producing MAGRPAAPWSSHLGPHGPRGRRRGGPQLCYISSLPPTPGWRLARRLLSLPRRAPGGRAAGGGDGLRPGGGKLSLWEATAIAVGMIIGASIFALVGVGAEVAGRDLPLALVLDSLAAGLVAYSYAKLGARFVSNAGPIEFIIRGLGDGLATGVLAFMLWLTYVLSISMFAKAFAGYLLALLGREPGGLAAGLAEALAIAFFTALDIRGSKTVGRAEGAIVAAKLAVLGLFIAAGIWSVEPGLLAPDLSPRGLRGALYAASVFFLSYTGFGLVTNASEDIEDPERNVPRAIYLSLVIASLVYVLVAVVAVGNLPVEELARARDYALAEAARPFLGSLGFTMVSLGALLSTSSAINASLYGGANIAYALAKKGELPRVFERRSWLSEPEGLYITALLSLAFALGLNLDGVAEVCSATFIAVYMAVIVSHYRLAGETRGSRPLILLSLAVVLALLALLLYYQLASNPRAFYTTVTVYTAVALLEAVYRRATGRRFRAGAQEGQLNSYKHKYWTPGPASAPAAGLEDRSSCGPGSGPPPSGPSSRLPSWQERLQDSHGDGGHYRDNHCDADHAAEHRDGYRDRDKDPGGESHDR from the coding sequence TTGGCGGGTCGGCCAGCAGCCCCTTGGTCTTCACACCTAGGCCCCCACGGCCCCCGGGGGAGACGCCGTGGAGGGCCTCAGCTTTGCTACATCTCCTCACTCCCGCCTACCCCGGGCTGGCGGCTGGCGAGGCGCCTATTGTCTTTACCCCGGCGGGCCCCCGGGGGCCGGGCCGCCGGGGGTGGGGATGGGCTGAGGCCTGGAGGCGGTAAGCTGAGCCTCTGGGAGGCCACCGCCATAGCCGTCGGCATGATCATAGGGGCTAGCATATTCGCGCTGGTCGGCGTGGGGGCCGAGGTCGCGGGCAGGGACCTTCCCCTGGCGCTGGTCCTCGACTCTCTCGCGGCCGGCCTCGTGGCCTACTCCTATGCCAAGCTGGGCGCCAGGTTCGTCTCAAACGCCGGCCCGATAGAGTTCATCATAAGGGGGCTGGGGGACGGCCTGGCCACCGGGGTCCTGGCCTTCATGCTCTGGCTCACCTACGTGCTCTCAATATCCATGTTCGCCAAGGCGTTTGCCGGCTACCTCCTCGCCCTCCTCGGCCGGGAGCCCGGTGGCCTCGCCGCCGGCCTCGCCGAGGCGCTGGCCATAGCCTTCTTCACCGCGCTCGACATAAGGGGCTCGAAGACCGTGGGCAGGGCCGAGGGCGCCATAGTGGCTGCCAAGCTGGCGGTGCTGGGCCTCTTCATAGCCGCCGGCATCTGGAGCGTGGAGCCGGGCCTGCTCGCCCCCGACCTCAGCCCCCGCGGGCTGCGGGGAGCGCTCTACGCCGCCTCGGTCTTCTTCCTCAGCTACACCGGGTTCGGGCTGGTGACCAACGCCTCGGAGGACATAGAGGACCCCGAGCGCAACGTGCCCCGGGCAATCTACCTGAGCCTGGTGATAGCAAGCCTCGTCTACGTGCTCGTGGCTGTTGTCGCCGTTGGCAACCTGCCGGTGGAGGAGCTGGCAAGGGCCAGGGACTACGCGCTCGCCGAGGCGGCGAGGCCCTTCCTCGGGAGCCTCGGCTTCACAATGGTCTCGCTGGGGGCGCTGCTCTCCACGAGCAGCGCGATAAACGCCAGCCTCTACGGGGGCGCCAACATAGCCTACGCGCTCGCCAAGAAGGGGGAGCTGCCCAGAGTGTTCGAGAGAAGGAGCTGGCTCAGCGAGCCCGAGGGCCTCTACATAACCGCGCTCCTGAGCCTCGCCTTCGCCCTCGGGCTCAACCTGGACGGGGTGGCGGAGGTCTGCAGCGCCACATTCATAGCCGTGTATATGGCCGTCATAGTGTCCCACTACCGGCTCGCCGGCGAGACCCGGGGGAGCAGGCCGCTCATACTGCTGAGCCTCGCGGTGGTGCTGGCCCTGCTGGCCCTCCTCCTCTACTACCAGCTGGCGAGCAACCCACGCGCCTTCTACACCACGGTCACCGTCTACACCGCCGTGGCCCTGCTGGAGGCCGTGTACCGCCGGGCCACCGGCCGCCGGTTCCGCGCCGGGGCTCAGGAAGGCCAGCTCAACAGCTATAAGCATAAGTATTGGACCCCGGGTCCAGCCAGTGCTCCGGCGGCAGGCCTTGAGGACCGGAGCAGCTGTGGCCCTGGCAGTGGTCCTCCTCCTAGTGGGCCTAGCAGCCGGCTACCTAGCTGGCAGGAGCGGCTCCAAGACAGCCACGGAGACGGTGGCCACTACCGTGACAACCACTGTGACGCAGACCATGCCGCCGAGCACCGTGACGGCTACAGAGACCGTGACAAAGACCCTGGTGGAGAATCACACGATCGTTGA